In Gadus macrocephalus chromosome 11, ASM3116895v1, a single genomic region encodes these proteins:
- the clcn1b gene encoding chloride channel protein 1 isoform X2 yields MAADASQRKALRYQQTLLYGEYREQLGSFARREAARLLTEKQWRQAGDDTMGTGRKGHGRRHHDPHRQQHQPPTLDSHLSHTSSSTQKPRPYSKCQDCLARVWRQIVKKMGDDWIFLVLLGLTMALVSWTMDYTSAKSLQAYKWVHGELAGNVALQYLAWVSYPMILVTFASLFCHLVAPQAIGSGIPELKTILRGVVLKEYLTLKAFVAKVIGLTAGLGSGMPVGKEGPFVHIASICAAVLSRCMSFFSGVYEVYQDPGSSTRSTSPQP; encoded by the exons ATGGCTGCAGATGCGTCGCAAAGGAAGGCTCTGCGATACCAACAGACCTTG CTGTACGGCGAGTACAGGGAACAATTGGGAAGCTTTGCCAGACGGGAGGCGGCACGCCTGCTGACAGAGAAACAATGGCGACAGGCGGGAGACGACACCATGGGAACCGGACGCAAAGGCCATGGCCGGCGGCACCACGACCCCCACCGCCAGCAGCACCAGCCCCCCACGCTGGACTCTCATCTgtcccacacctcctcctccacccagaagCCCCGGCCCTACTCCAAATGCCAAG ACTGTTTGGCTCGTGTATGGCGGCAGATCGTCAAAAAGATGGGGGACGACTGGATCTTCCTGGTTCTGCTGGGCCTGACGATGGCGCTGGTCAGCTGGACTATGGATTACACCAGCGCCAAGAGTTTACAAG cctataAGTGGGTCCACGGAGAGCTGGCGGGCAACGTGGCGCTGCAGTACCTGGCCTGGGTGTCCTACCCCATGATCCTCGTCACCTTCGCCTCGCTCTTCTGCCACCTGGTCGCCCCGCAGGCCATCG GCTCTGGTATCCCCGAGCTGAAGACCATCCTGAGGGGCGTGGTGCTGAAGGAGTACCTGACCCTGAAGGCCTTCGTGGCCAAAGTCATCGGCCTCACCGCCGGCCTGGGGAGTGGGATGCCGGTGGGGAAGGAG GGCCCCTTCGTCCACATCGCCAGCATCTGCGCCGCGGTCCTCAGCCGCTGCATGTCCTTCTTCTCCGGGGTCTACGAGGTATACCAAGACCCTGGTTCCAGCACGCGCTCCACctcaccccaaccctaa
- the clcn1b gene encoding chloride channel protein 1 isoform X1, whose product MRERINTFETVLNIDQILLYGEYREQLGSFARREAARLLTEKQWRQAGDDTMGTGRKGHGRRHHDPHRQQHQPPTLDSHLSHTSSSTQKPRPYSKCQDCLARVWRQIVKKMGDDWIFLVLLGLTMALVSWTMDYTSAKSLQAYKWVHGELAGNVALQYLAWVSYPMILVTFASLFCHLVAPQAIGSGIPELKTILRGVVLKEYLTLKAFVAKVIGLTAGLGSGMPVGKEGPFVHIASICAAVLSRCMSFFSGVYEVYQDPGSSTRSTSPQP is encoded by the exons ATGAGAGAACGCATCAACACTTTTGAGACAGTTTTGAATATAGACCAGATTCTG CTGTACGGCGAGTACAGGGAACAATTGGGAAGCTTTGCCAGACGGGAGGCGGCACGCCTGCTGACAGAGAAACAATGGCGACAGGCGGGAGACGACACCATGGGAACCGGACGCAAAGGCCATGGCCGGCGGCACCACGACCCCCACCGCCAGCAGCACCAGCCCCCCACGCTGGACTCTCATCTgtcccacacctcctcctccacccagaagCCCCGGCCCTACTCCAAATGCCAAG ACTGTTTGGCTCGTGTATGGCGGCAGATCGTCAAAAAGATGGGGGACGACTGGATCTTCCTGGTTCTGCTGGGCCTGACGATGGCGCTGGTCAGCTGGACTATGGATTACACCAGCGCCAAGAGTTTACAAG cctataAGTGGGTCCACGGAGAGCTGGCGGGCAACGTGGCGCTGCAGTACCTGGCCTGGGTGTCCTACCCCATGATCCTCGTCACCTTCGCCTCGCTCTTCTGCCACCTGGTCGCCCCGCAGGCCATCG GCTCTGGTATCCCCGAGCTGAAGACCATCCTGAGGGGCGTGGTGCTGAAGGAGTACCTGACCCTGAAGGCCTTCGTGGCCAAAGTCATCGGCCTCACCGCCGGCCTGGGGAGTGGGATGCCGGTGGGGAAGGAG GGCCCCTTCGTCCACATCGCCAGCATCTGCGCCGCGGTCCTCAGCCGCTGCATGTCCTTCTTCTCCGGGGTCTACGAGGTATACCAAGACCCTGGTTCCAGCACGCGCTCCACctcaccccaaccctaa
- the clcn1b gene encoding chloride channel protein 1 isoform X3, translating to MGTGRKGHGRRHHDPHRQQHQPPTLDSHLSHTSSSTQKPRPYSKCQDCLARVWRQIVKKMGDDWIFLVLLGLTMALVSWTMDYTSAKSLQAYKWVHGELAGNVALQYLAWVSYPMILVTFASLFCHLVAPQAIGSGIPELKTILRGVVLKEYLTLKAFVAKVIGLTAGLGSGMPVGKEGPFVHIASICAAVLSRCMSFFSGVYEVYQDPGSSTRSTSPQP from the exons ATGGGAACCGGACGCAAAGGCCATGGCCGGCGGCACCACGACCCCCACCGCCAGCAGCACCAGCCCCCCACGCTGGACTCTCATCTgtcccacacctcctcctccacccagaagCCCCGGCCCTACTCCAAATGCCAAG ACTGTTTGGCTCGTGTATGGCGGCAGATCGTCAAAAAGATGGGGGACGACTGGATCTTCCTGGTTCTGCTGGGCCTGACGATGGCGCTGGTCAGCTGGACTATGGATTACACCAGCGCCAAGAGTTTACAAG cctataAGTGGGTCCACGGAGAGCTGGCGGGCAACGTGGCGCTGCAGTACCTGGCCTGGGTGTCCTACCCCATGATCCTCGTCACCTTCGCCTCGCTCTTCTGCCACCTGGTCGCCCCGCAGGCCATCG GCTCTGGTATCCCCGAGCTGAAGACCATCCTGAGGGGCGTGGTGCTGAAGGAGTACCTGACCCTGAAGGCCTTCGTGGCCAAAGTCATCGGCCTCACCGCCGGCCTGGGGAGTGGGATGCCGGTGGGGAAGGAG GGCCCCTTCGTCCACATCGCCAGCATCTGCGCCGCGGTCCTCAGCCGCTGCATGTCCTTCTTCTCCGGGGTCTACGAGGTATACCAAGACCCTGGTTCCAGCACGCGCTCCACctcaccccaaccctaa